A region from the Lemur catta isolate mLemCat1 chromosome 7, mLemCat1.pri, whole genome shotgun sequence genome encodes:
- the TRIM29 gene encoding tripartite motif-containing protein 29 isoform X2, whose protein sequence is MEAADASRSNGSSPEARDARGPSGPSGSLENGTKADGKDAKTTNGHGGDTAEGKSPGPTLKPGEGKSALFSGNEWRRPIIQFVESMDDKNSNYFSMDSVEGRRSPYAGLQLGAAKKPPVTFAEKGELRKSIFSEPRKATVSIAEPGEARRNSYPRPDAGLFSRSKAGSEEVLCDSCIGNKQKAVKSCLVCQASFCELHLKPHLEGAAFRDHQLLEPIRDFEARKCPLHGKTMELFCQTDQTCICYLCMFQEHKNHSTVTVEEAKAEKETELSLQKEQLQLKIIEIEDEAEKWQKEKDRIKSFTTNEKAILEQNFRDLVRDLEKQKEEVRAALEQREQDAVDQVKVIVDALDERAKVLHEDKQTREQLHSISDSVLFLQEFGALMSNYSLPPPLPTYHVLLEGEGLGQSLGNFKDDLLNVCMRHVEKMCKADLSRNFIERNHMENGGDHRYMNNYTNSYGSEWSAPDPMKRYSMYLTPKGGARTSYQPSSPSRFSKETNQKNFGNLYGTKGNYTSRVWEYSSTIQSSDNDLPAVQGSSSFSLKGYPSLMRSQTPKAQPQTWKSGKQTLLHLFK, encoded by the exons ATGGAAGCTGCAGATGCCTCCAGGAGCAACGGGTCGAGCCCGGAAGCCAGGGATGCCCGCGGCCCATCGGGCCCCAGTGGCAGCCTGGAGAACGGCACCAAGGCCGACGGCAAGGATGCCAAGACCACCAACGGACACGGTGGGGACACGGCCGAGGGCAAGAGCCCGGGCCCCACCCTGAAGCCGGGGGAAGGGAAGAGCGCCCTGTTCTCGGGCAACGAGTGGCGGCGGCCCATTATCCAGTTTGTCGAGTCCATGGACGACAAGAACTCCAACTACTTCAGCATGGACTCGGTGGAAGGCAGGAGGTCACCGTACGCGGGGCTCCAGCTGGGGGCCGCCAAGAAGCCACCGGTCACCTTTGCTGAGAAGGGGGAGCTGCGCAAGTCCATCTTCTCGGAGCCCCGGAAGGCCACGGTGTCCATCGCGGAGCCGGGAGAGGCCCGGCGGAACAGCTACCCCCGGCCCGACGCCGGCCTTTTCTCACGGTCCAAGGCGGGCTCCGAGGAGGTGCTGTGCGACTCCTGCATCGGCAACAAGCAGAAGGCCGTCAAGTCCTGCCTGGTGTGCCAGGCCTCCTTCTGCGAGCTGCACCTCAAGCCCCACCTGGAGGGCGCCGCCTTCCGAGACCACCAGCTGCTCGAGCCCATCCGGGACTTCGAGGCCCGCAAGTGCCCCCTGCACGGCAAGACCATGGAGCTCTTCTGCCAGACCGACCAGACCTGCATCTGCTACCTCTGCATGTTCCAGGAGCACAAGAATCACAGCACCGTGACGGTGGAGGAGGCCAAGGCCGAGAAGGAG ACGGAACTGTCACTGCAAAAGGAGCAGCTGCAGCTCAAGATCATTGAGATTGAGGATGAAGCTGAGAAGTGGCAGAAGGAGAAGGACCGCATCAAG AGCTTCACCACCAACGAGAAGGCCATCCTGGAGCAGAACTTCCGGGACCTGGTGCGGGACCTGGAGAAGCagaaggaggaggtgagggctgcGCTGGAGCAGCGGGAGCAGGATGCCGTGGACCAGGTGAAGGTGATCGTGGATGCTCTGGACGAGAGGGCCAAGGTGCTGCACGAGGACAAACAGACCCGGGAGCAGCTGCACAGCATCAGCGACTCAGTGCTGTTTCTGCAG GAATTTGGTGCATTGATGAGCAATTACTctctccccccgcccctgcccaccTACCATGTCCTGCTGGAGGGGGAGGGCCTGGGACAGTCGCTGGGCAACTTCAAGGACGACCTGCTCAATGTGTGCATGCGCCATGTTGAGAAGATGTGCAAGGCAGACCTGAGCCGTAACTTCATCGAGAGGAACCACATGGAGAACG ggggtGACCATCGCTACATGAACAACTACACGAACAGCTACGGGAGTGAGTGGAGCGCGCCGGACCCCATGAAGAGATACTCCATGTACCTGACGCCCAAGG GTGGGGCCCGGACATCGTAccagccctcctctcccagccGCTTCTCCAAGGAGACCAACCAGAAGAACTTCGGCAATCTCTACGGCACCAAAG GTAACTACACTTCCCGGGTCTGGGAATACTCCTCCACCATTCAGAGCTCCGACAACGACCTGCCCGCAGTCCAGGGCAGCTCCTCCTTCTCCCTGAAAG
- the TRIM29 gene encoding tripartite motif-containing protein 29 isoform X1 yields the protein MEAADASRSNGSSPEARDARGPSGPSGSLENGTKADGKDAKTTNGHGGDTAEGKSPGPTLKPGEGKSALFSGNEWRRPIIQFVESMDDKNSNYFSMDSVEGRRSPYAGLQLGAAKKPPVTFAEKGELRKSIFSEPRKATVSIAEPGEARRNSYPRPDAGLFSRSKAGSEEVLCDSCIGNKQKAVKSCLVCQASFCELHLKPHLEGAAFRDHQLLEPIRDFEARKCPLHGKTMELFCQTDQTCICYLCMFQEHKNHSTVTVEEAKAEKETELSLQKEQLQLKIIEIEDEAEKWQKEKDRIKSFTTNEKAILEQNFRDLVRDLEKQKEEVRAALEQREQDAVDQVKVIVDALDERAKVLHEDKQTREQLHSISDSVLFLQEFGALMSNYSLPPPLPTYHVLLEGEGLGQSLGNFKDDLLNVCMRHVEKMCKADLSRNFIERNHMENGGDHRYMNNYTNSYGSEWSAPDPMKRYSMYLTPKGGARTSYQPSSPSRFSKETNQKNFGNLYGTKGNYTSRVWEYSSTIQSSDNDLPAVQGSSSFSLKGYPSLMRSQTPKAQPQTWKSGKQTLLSHYRPFYVNKGNGIGSNEAP from the exons ATGGAAGCTGCAGATGCCTCCAGGAGCAACGGGTCGAGCCCGGAAGCCAGGGATGCCCGCGGCCCATCGGGCCCCAGTGGCAGCCTGGAGAACGGCACCAAGGCCGACGGCAAGGATGCCAAGACCACCAACGGACACGGTGGGGACACGGCCGAGGGCAAGAGCCCGGGCCCCACCCTGAAGCCGGGGGAAGGGAAGAGCGCCCTGTTCTCGGGCAACGAGTGGCGGCGGCCCATTATCCAGTTTGTCGAGTCCATGGACGACAAGAACTCCAACTACTTCAGCATGGACTCGGTGGAAGGCAGGAGGTCACCGTACGCGGGGCTCCAGCTGGGGGCCGCCAAGAAGCCACCGGTCACCTTTGCTGAGAAGGGGGAGCTGCGCAAGTCCATCTTCTCGGAGCCCCGGAAGGCCACGGTGTCCATCGCGGAGCCGGGAGAGGCCCGGCGGAACAGCTACCCCCGGCCCGACGCCGGCCTTTTCTCACGGTCCAAGGCGGGCTCCGAGGAGGTGCTGTGCGACTCCTGCATCGGCAACAAGCAGAAGGCCGTCAAGTCCTGCCTGGTGTGCCAGGCCTCCTTCTGCGAGCTGCACCTCAAGCCCCACCTGGAGGGCGCCGCCTTCCGAGACCACCAGCTGCTCGAGCCCATCCGGGACTTCGAGGCCCGCAAGTGCCCCCTGCACGGCAAGACCATGGAGCTCTTCTGCCAGACCGACCAGACCTGCATCTGCTACCTCTGCATGTTCCAGGAGCACAAGAATCACAGCACCGTGACGGTGGAGGAGGCCAAGGCCGAGAAGGAG ACGGAACTGTCACTGCAAAAGGAGCAGCTGCAGCTCAAGATCATTGAGATTGAGGATGAAGCTGAGAAGTGGCAGAAGGAGAAGGACCGCATCAAG AGCTTCACCACCAACGAGAAGGCCATCCTGGAGCAGAACTTCCGGGACCTGGTGCGGGACCTGGAGAAGCagaaggaggaggtgagggctgcGCTGGAGCAGCGGGAGCAGGATGCCGTGGACCAGGTGAAGGTGATCGTGGATGCTCTGGACGAGAGGGCCAAGGTGCTGCACGAGGACAAACAGACCCGGGAGCAGCTGCACAGCATCAGCGACTCAGTGCTGTTTCTGCAG GAATTTGGTGCATTGATGAGCAATTACTctctccccccgcccctgcccaccTACCATGTCCTGCTGGAGGGGGAGGGCCTGGGACAGTCGCTGGGCAACTTCAAGGACGACCTGCTCAATGTGTGCATGCGCCATGTTGAGAAGATGTGCAAGGCAGACCTGAGCCGTAACTTCATCGAGAGGAACCACATGGAGAACG ggggtGACCATCGCTACATGAACAACTACACGAACAGCTACGGGAGTGAGTGGAGCGCGCCGGACCCCATGAAGAGATACTCCATGTACCTGACGCCCAAGG GTGGGGCCCGGACATCGTAccagccctcctctcccagccGCTTCTCCAAGGAGACCAACCAGAAGAACTTCGGCAATCTCTACGGCACCAAAG GTAACTACACTTCCCGGGTCTGGGAATACTCCTCCACCATTCAGAGCTCCGACAACGACCTGCCCGCAGTCCAGGGCAGCTCCTCCTTCTCCCTGAAAG